The Amblyraja radiata isolate CabotCenter1 chromosome 1, sAmbRad1.1.pri, whole genome shotgun sequence genome contains a region encoding:
- the fam166b gene encoding protein FAM166B, protein MLRMADLYPPKISLSLMTREPHYVPGYAGYCPQYKYSLGQSYGKLTSNLLTNPGIAHSRHLLLQPNMCRETNYSVGTKPNQNYKASRKAQKLTDSMVSGYKGFVPRSEGYFSRTFTENCLDAIAQFEREQLKVASKKREMDLINALQTGKTTAKTEQENNLVTVKYRTPFAVVATNPAPYYLSHSYKVMTSPYLMKNEDPDKYFMSGYKGHVPHSRFLLGSGYPTITNCALIEFNQMHNKSKATLTPTINCAKENGTFPRIVQLYPSNLGMLPQYTGHVPGYKYQFGHTFGHHTQDALGMSTIQKQAAN, encoded by the exons ATGTTGAGGATGGCTGACCTTTACCCGCCCAAGATCAGCCTGAGTCTGATGACCCGGGAGCCTCACTACGTCcccgg ATATGCTGGTTATTGTCCTCAGTATAAGTACAGTCTTGGGCAAAGCTATGGCAAGCTGACTTCTAATCTGCTCACAAATCCTGGAATAGCACACTCTCGGCATCTGCTCCTCCAGCCAAACATGTGCAGAGAAACCAACTATAGTGTGGGTACTAAGCCAAATCAAAATTATAAAGCCAGCAGGAAAGCACAAAAACTGACCGACTCCATGGTTTCTGGCTACAAAG GTTTTGTTCCCAGAAGCGAAGGCTATTTTTCAAGAACTTTCACTGAAAACTGCTTGGATGCAATTGCACAGTTTGAAAGAGAACAGCTTAAGGTTGCTTCCAAGAAACGAGAGATGGATTTGATAAATGCATTACAGACTGGGAAAACTACGGCGAAGACTGAGCAAGAGAATAAT CTTGTAACAGTCAAATACAGGACACCGTTTGCTGTAGTTGCTACCAATCCTGCACCTTATTATTTATCACATTCATATAAAGTAATGACCTCTCCATACTTGATGAAAAACGAAGACCCTGATAAATATTTTATGTCTG GGTACAAGGGGCATGTGCCTCACTCCCGATTTCTGCTTGGGTCAGGATATCCTACCATCACCAACTGTGCCTTGATCGAATTCAACCAGATGCATAATAAATCAAAAGCTACATTGACCCCTACTATAAATTGTGCAAAAGAGAATGGAACATTTCCCCGGATTGTGCAGCTTTATCCCTCAAATCTTGGAATGTTGCCCCAGTATACAGGGCACGTACCAG GATACAAATATCAATTTGGCCACACTTTTGGACACCAT